The Primulina eburnea isolate SZY01 unplaced genomic scaffold, ASM2296580v1 ctg337_ERROPOS39036, whole genome shotgun sequence nucleotide sequence AATAAAGGAAATTTGTGTCGTGGCTCAAAGCTGACCGTGCTGTCTATCACAATGAGTTCATATTCTGCTCCATTTTTTCATGACGAGCTCAGTGAATAAGAAGTAGATGGCCTAATAAATTACGAATGGAAAAGTGAATTGGTCTTAGACATTCTACAATATTTAGCAGAATAAATTGTTGTGTGGAGTTTGATGTTTTTCATATATCTGATATGATGCTACCTTAATTGGCCGCAAAATTGTTATCTCcttgcattttttttttgaattttttgcatTAAGAAGTGTTTCCTGGAAAATAACCATGGCAGCTCCGCTAGTATCAATAAAGATGTCTATGGGTGCTTGTActtcatttcaaaatttcagTCGCAGGATTTCACCATGGGCAGGAGAGTGATATTGGCCTTTCAGACACTTGGAGTTGTTTTTGGTGATGTGGGGATTAGTCCATTGTATACCTTTAGTGTGATGTTCAGCAAGGCTCCAGTCAATGGGAATGAAGATGTTCTTGGTGCATCATCCCTAGTTTTGTACATCTTAATTTTGTTTCCGCTGATTAAGTACATCCTTATTGTTCTTTGGGCGAATGACGATGGTGAAGGTATACAGTTTCTGAGCTTTTGCCTTTATGTATATAAACATAATCTACGTATGAACTGGACGCATGACCAAAGTTATTTTCCCAATTGGTGCAGGTGGTACATTTGCTCTGTACTCCCTGATTTGTAGACATGCCAAAGTTAGTCTCTTGCCAAACCAACTTCCATCAGATGCTCGTATATCAAGCTTTAGACTTAAGGTGCCATCAGCCGAACTGGAGAGATCTCTAAAAATAAAGGAAAGACTCGAAGCTTCTCTGACACTGAAAAGGCTTCTTTTGATGTTGGTCCTGGCTGGTACATCTATGGTGATAGCTGATGGTGTTGTTACACCTGCAATGTCAGGTGCTTTTTAGCAGATCCAtttcaatatattttattattcctGCTGGATTTCTTTGGTAGGACAAGAAAGGATCtcttttttaatcaaaaaagACTTTTTTGCTTATTGAACTTGGTAAATTTATCAACAATTTTTGTGCAGTAATCTCTGCTGTTGACGGCTTAAAGATCGGAGTCTCATGGGTAAATCAAGGTGATTGATCCACTCAACTACTGGGACTCAGCTAAATTTGTAAATTATGTTAATGTGCAAATTTGCATGAAATGTAGTCTTTTCATGATTGAATTCCCTGGTCAACTTAAGATGATATGAGATTCAAAATACCGAGAACTGCCATTTTCCCAAAAGCAAGTAGTTGAACTTAGATCATCAATACTGGCTAAACATGCTGAGCTTATCAATCACAAAATTATCAGTGTTGACCATCACATTCACCAAACCGCCATCACCACATACTTCATACTTAATGGATTCTATATTGCATCGACTATTACTTCAGTTGTCTTTTTAAACGGTTATTCCATAATTCGAACAATTTGTTCATCTCTAAGTgcaaattaagcatgcaaattTGTTGTCTAGCTGACAATTGATTTCTGAATTGCAGATCATGTAGTGATGATCTCGGTCGCATTTCTTATAATTTTGTTCAGTGTACAGAGGTATGGAACTAGTAAAATTGGGATTGTAGTTGGTCCTGCCTTGTTCATATGGTTTTGTTCTCTTGGAGGCATTGGCATATACAACCTTGTCAAGTATGATACCAGTGTTCTGAAGGCATTTAATCCAATTCATATCTATTATTTCTTCAAGCGCAACTCAACCAAGGCTTGGTATTCCCTAGGAGGCTGTCTTCTTTGTGCAACAGGTATGCTGTCTCGGAATCAATCGACTGTTATTTTCCGCTTTTATCTAGTGTCCCCCCGTATACAGCTTACTCTGTAATAAAAGGCATATTCTATGGTCTTGTCTCGCCCATTCttttctctatatatatatatatataatattttaggtTCTCACAATCACATATTTGACCATATATTTTTTCTTGTATTGCAGTTTGCGAAGTATATTCTATATTAGTTTAGCAGTTTGCTCGCATGTGATCAGCATCACACAGTTGTGAGCATCAGAAATGACCCTGATTTCTAATGTGGATGGTTTAAATATAAGAAGTAATATGAAATAAAAGTGATAAAGGAAAGTCTGAAGTAACTTAGAAAGAGTTTACACGTGCTTTAGTTATGTGACATTATTATTAATCTCCTCAGAGCAGCTTATATGCGCCAAATTCTCTTTTTGACCCTTTACTTTGTTCTGAAAGAGCTGTATATCAACTTTCAGTTATTAAGCTATCATATTCAGCTTATGCTCTCCTTAGAAGAACTGTCTTAGAATGTTGCCcgtatttacatgtttaaataacTTGGTTTCTAAAAAATAATCAGTAATGTATCACTTTTTACTGCTCTCTACAGCTTACATACTTGTTGTTACAAAAACACGTGTGATTAATTTCTGATTATCAGTTTTATGACTCAGGTTCTGAGGCAATGTTTGCAGATCTTTGCTATTTTTCTGTAAGATCAGTGCAGGTAAACTGCTGGAGTTTGATTTGTATCTTTATTCTCTGGGTGAATGTAGAAGATTTAATGTCTTTTTTTCTTtggaaattatattttcttattCAAGTTTGTAAATATGTTTGTGGCAGCTTACTTTTGTATTTCTTGTATTACCTTGCCTTCTACTGGGATACCTGGGTCAAGCTGCTTATCTGATGGAGAATCATGCTGATACAACGCAAGCCTTTTTCTCTTCTGTTCCAAGTAAGCatgattctttttttttaatcaaatgtGATTCACTTGTTTAGATTTGCTTACCATGATCATAAATGCTCTCTTTCCTGCTAGATCGTTTATTGATTTttgattattgatattaatatctgTATTTCAATGTGCTCTTGGAAGAAGTACAAGGGTATTGATAAATAACCTCCAATAATAAAGTGCTTTAATTCAAATTATTTGCAGGTGGAGCTTTCTGGCCTGTCTTCTTCATAGCCAACATAGCTGCATTGATTGCTAGTAGGACTATGACTACAGCTACATTTTCTTGCATCAAACAGTCCACAGCACTTGGTTGTTTTCCTCGTCTAAAAATCATCCACACCTCAAGGAAATTCATGGGCCAAATTTATATTCCGGTCATGAATTGGTTTCTGCTGGCTCTAACCCTGATTTTAGTATGCAATATCTCAAGTATTTATGAGATTGGAAATGCATATGGTTAGTCTCTTAGCTTATCGATACAGCCGAGGTTTCTTTTTACCATATTCTTTGCTGTTCTGTTCATTTGCCTTGATGTGTAGCCGATGCTTCCTCTATTGTTGATTACAATCCACAGGTCGGTCTATTTTGTAAATTTCCCCATGGTTTGCTGGTTAACTGCCAGTATGTAGAGCCTTGGGTCCTAACTGTTCCTGCTGTGATTaacatgcaagaaaattatagaacataaatatttttttaattaagctGGGCCCTTATTAAGTAACAGCTTCTTTTTCAAATGCTGTATAATAATTATACGCATGATTTAAAACCATTACGTCATTCAAATATAATCATGTCATCCATATGtatcatatttaaataatttaatgttTGAACACTCCCCGGCAAACCAAACTAGCACTAGTATCAATAGTGTACTAATTGTTGTGTATATGAatgaattttcaaaaacttCCTGCCTTGTCAATCTATTTGATAGCAGTGGCGCTGTTTATATCATATTGTAGTTAATTCCATCTGATAATGGAGAACTAACATGTAACGAACTTTAAATTAGTGTAATTTCACATTACCGTTGGTGATCAGTGAAAGCAAAATAGTGAATCATTTATATTATATCTGACTTTGTACTACTCTGGTATAAATAATTTTCTAAACCTTTCTATTTTATCTGACTTCATATTCCTTTAaaacactcacacacacacattgtTCGGACTAGCATAAACTATTTTTATGGTACCTTATATTTCCTTATTTGACAGGCATTGCGGAACTCGGAGTCATGATGATGACTACAATCTTAGTGACTCTTGTAATGCTTCTTATATGGCAGATTAACATTTTTGTTGCTATGAGTTTTGCTATACTTTTCTTGGGGTTGGAGTTAACATTCTTTTCGTCACTTTTATGGAGTATGGGGGATGGTAGTTGGATCATTCTGGTATTTGCcattgtaatattttttataatgtaCATTTGGAACTATGGGAGTAAGCTTAAGTATGAAACCGAGGTAAAGCAAAAGATGTCGATGGATTTATTGCGGGACCTAGGTCCCAACCTTGGAACTGTCAGAGCTCCTGGCATTGGGCTGCTTTATAATGAACTAGCAAAGGGTGTACCGGCTATATTTGGACATTTCCTTACCGCTCTTCCTGCTGTGCATTCGATGATCATATTTGTCTGTATAAAGTATGTTCCTGTGTCTGTTGTACCTCAGAATGAAAGGTTTCTGTTTAGGCGAGTCTGCCTTAAAAGCTATCACATGTTTCGTTGCATTGCCAGGTACCATTTCTCCTGCAGTTGTACCATATGTTGCATATCCTAAATCTCATCTTGACTGGAGTAGGTAAAGATATTTGTATCCATATATATAATCTATATGACAAGTGAGATAGGCCATTGCAATGGTTGATTCTGCATATATTTAAATATCTTTGACAGTTTGATTGTACTAAGACGTAGGAAGAGCATCTTTTTATTTCTTTCAGTCAGGATTTCACATTTCCATAGTTTATGATATTCTATTTTTGGCTTGACAGAGGTACTTGTGTCTTCTCTAAGTTGTAACCCTTCTGTATGCTTTTCACGTGGGGTCTTCTTGTGTAACTTCTAGGTGATTACCATAAACTATGGGGTGCTGCAATACAAAAATGTTATATGACGATACACCATCATATATGTACATCCCGTCACATTATTCATAGGACACAAGCATCTAAAAAGAGGAATGTATTCTACGTCGTTTAAAGATGTTAACATAGCAGAAGCTGGCCAGCCTGTAGATGTGATGGGTGGATTTCATATTTTGACAGATATGGTTACAAGGATGTTCGCAAAGAAAACCACCAGACCTTTGAGCAGTTGCTGATCGAGAGTCTCGAGAAGTTCATTCGTCGGGAAGCTCAAGAAAGGTCATTGGAGAGTGACGGTGACGACGACTCAGATTCTGAGGAAGAGCGTTCTTTCTCAAGAATTTTAATAGCCCCCAACGGTAGTGTTTATTCACTTGGTGCCCCATTATTGGCGGAATTCAAGGATGCCAACAAGTTCATCTCCGAATCAAGCATACCAGAAGAGTCTAAGCAAGAGCCGTCTACCGATGAAATTGCTATAGACCCAGAGCAAAGTCTTGAGAAAGAGCTTTCTTTCATACGCAATGCCAAGGAAAGCGGGTTCGTGTATCTTCTTGGTCATGGAAATATCAGGGCAAGGAAAGATTCCTGGTTTATCAAAAAGCTTATCATCAACTATTTCTATGCTTTCTTAAGAAAGAACTCTCGGAGGGAAACAGCGAATTTGAGTGTTCCTCACTCACATTTGATACAAGTAGGCATGACGTATATGGTATGAAGTAAAACTATAATCGAACCTGCACTTTATGAATAAGTTAAAGTTGCTAACTTGTGAAGAAAGGCTCGGTGACCTTTTCCATCTGTGAGGAATGTGGAATTCGAAACACAGTCGACTCAGAGTTGTTTTCGTaatcaaatttattattattttatcaatctaaaaaaatattattatttattttcgaATTGACTTTAAAATTTGAGCTTAGGCGTTCGGGTTGAAAAAAATTGGCCTTCATATCATGGAATGAATTCTTAACCTAAATGGGAGAGCTAAGAGATAGTGACGGATAAAATAGTTTCAACCAGAATCCAATAAGCTTGGAAAATAATGTGATAATTTAAAACTCTTATTGAAGGAAAAGATTTCGGGGAAAGAGGATGTTTATTTCGTTGGTGTTCTCAAAATACCACATATTTTTATCTTAGAGAAAAAAAATTCGTAAGAGATCCAGGGACCCCtctaaaaaccatttttcaccaaacaATTTGGACTAGAACTAGGAATCATCTAATCAAGGCACCACCCTAGGACATTTCTCAAATCATTGTTCTGAGAAAAAAACCACCCTCCTAGCAATAATTGTCTCTACATGCTAAACGATCAAAGCATTATATAGAATAAAAGATTTAACTTGTAACATTACAATCTGCCATAGCTGtagataaaacaataaaatctcgATTTTGCGCCATATTTCTACAAATTAAGAGCACGAGAACATGCAGCAAGCACCAAAAATTAAAATGCACATGcaaatatatgatataaaatGATACGCAAGTTTTCTTCTTCATAACCCAACAACAGTCTGTCTACAAATATGGAGCTTATAGAAAAGGCATTGGACGAGTGTGAGAGACTGTGTGTTTAAAAATATGAGTCTATGACAGATACATTAACTCCTAATGCAATACACGGGATGATCCGCACAACTTAGCAAGCCACACATAAAAAAACTGAGAAGGGCCTCTTTTCGACACAAGATTAACTGCAGTTCTCCTACAAGACTGGAAATCGTTCCCCAGAATATGTGGCACTGCAATAAAGAACAACAATTGCAAATCATTGATATGGCCTTGAAAAGTGATAACAGACGGATTTCTTGGAAGGGTATCAGAAAAAGCACATGGAAAGTCTTATAATGGATTTAAGAAGAAATTACAAATTGTGATCGTTTGGGACGTGAGAAATCTTCATCGTTTTATGAAGAACGGAAAAACATGAGATGCACTACATGAAAGTGAACTAACTTATAAGAATATGAAAAGACACAGACAATTaaatctgaaaaaaaaaaatggtcaTGCCATCAGTTCCAACCTCTCACAGAATTCCATCAAATTTTAAGCAAGGACAACCCATCTTGCAACATTAGCAACTTCACTCAACAACCCATGTAGTCTATTTCTATGTAATCTTTTACCTTTCACACCAAATGGGAACAATTACCTTTTGACTTCGAGAGCAGAAGCTGATAAGTCAGTAATACCAGAATCAGAAACCATGAGGATTCATGGAGAGACCACCATCTAAGTGCCCAGAGATTTTATCCTTGCAAGTTGGACACATATAGCCAATGGATTCTGATGGAGCTTCTGATTCAACACTGTCAAGTTTGAACTCGGCTCTGCACCATACACACACAGTTGTCAGCTGATTTACATCTAGTGCATTAAACGTAACGTCCTCTGAACCAAACGTAACTGAGGAATTAAACCCATCAACAATCCCAGCCATATTTCCCAAGTTCATGGAGCTTCCGGACAAAGATCGCAACTCTTCTCCATTCATAAAACCATACTTGAAGGGTTCCAGGTCATCAAACCTCAGCTCCTCAAATTCTGTAGCATTCCCAAGCTTATGACCAGCCAAAGAAAATTCATGTTCTACCTACAGTTATTGCATTTTAAATAGAATTTATTAGCAAAATGCCAGATCAATTAAGCAGGAAAAAAGCGCTACTACACTTGTATAATAAGACAAGAAAATGGATGATTTTGCTTAATCCCGGAAATGATATTTTGAGTGCATGTACAGAGTTGAGCTCATTGGCATTTAGAGAGTCACAACAAATAGGATGCATTTTTTATAATTGACAagacaaataaaataataaaataagataCCAGTTTCCAAATAGGAAAGAGATTTTCAGCACCTGTATTCTTGGAGCAGCGAAAATAAAGTTtgtcaaaaaaatttaatcatacAAACAAGATCAAGATCAGTCTACCAGACTTAATATCAATTTTATGTATGCGACAACTGACTCCAGGTACCTATGAAATTATCAACCCCACCCAatgaaaacaaaagaaaaattataAGCTAATTATTCACCTTATTTGACATAGAGTCCAAGGAGGGGAAGAACTGAAATGATTGAGTCAAGGGCACAGAAGCAACTGCACTTGGAAAACCAATTTCTCCAACAGTTAATCCATGAGCATCTTCTAGATGATCATTACTTGGATTCGAACATTCATTACCAAAATTCATCTCCAAATTTCTGTTTCCATACTTATCAATGTCATGTAACCCAATATATTCCGAGTCATTTACGCACTTGTCATCAATTTTAATGTCCATATTTGAAGTGTAATCATGAATCACCATACTATCGGTATCCATCAGGGATATGCTACCATGTGCATTCAAGTCTATATAAGCAGATCTGTCAACCTTATTTTCTTCCTGTGCTACAGGAGCCGAAAACAAATTTAATTCGTGACTACCACAGGCAACTGGAGTTTCTTCCAAGTTAAATGCGACAGGAGGAAGATCTTTTGTGGTTTGTTCACAAGTTTCAACTTTTGGGGTTTCATATATTGAACTTTGGGCTATTTCAATTAAAGCATCCATTTTTGATGTCCTTGGAAGCAATGCCTCCTGCGATGAAGATTTTTCATTCTTCTGGATGCTTGGAGGAGAAGTCATTTCACTGGAATTTTTCCCAGAACTCCTCACATGGACGCCAACATGGCCATTATAACTTCGGCTTTCTTCAAAAACCTTGTGACAGAACTGACATTCATATTTTCCATCTTTGATGATCACTCCTTCCCCAACAGGAGTCCCAATTCTGCACCTTTTCGTTGTCTTTTGGTGGAATGCAAACAGATGCTGCAAGTACACATTCTTCTCATCAAAAGTCAACTTGCATTTGGCACATTCAATTATGTCCTGAACTTGAACTTCAGGAAGGTTTTCTATGCTCTTTGAGAATTCATTATTCTCGTGTGCACCAGATGAGGCTCTATCCAAAGTAGAATGCGGTGGCACGTCATGCCATGTAGCACCCTTTTTGACAGCAGAATGTACATTCTGTTGCATACCAAATTAGTTTCATTTCACAAATTAATAAGAAGATGATAAACACCAAGTGCTTACCTTTGCAGTTGACTTGACAGATGCCTGCTGAATGCTAAAAGTCTTCTGATCCCTTGGACGATCTGCATCACTACTCCCAAAATAGGATTTCAGAAAGGATGCAGCCTCCTGGCATGAAAAAAATTGTTGTCCAGTAGGGctgtggtttttttttttttttggggggggGGAGAGAGCAGATAAACGGGTTAAAACTAGTAATAATTTAAGAAAACAAGGAATCAAagaaaaaaaggaaaatatGAATACAAGGGGTGAAAAAAGGAACTGTTTGCCAGGCAACAAGGTAACTGGATTTCAAGAAGTGTATTCAGCTTTAGCATAATCACAGCAGTAACAAATCTGAACAATCAATCACTAATTCACATTTCCTAACCATTGTGCATTGATATCCAGAAACAAACTACTTTCACAAATCCCAGTAGCAGCATTGGCAACAAATTGAAAGAAACGTTCCTAGAGCTCAGCTGAAATAGTAAACAATGTCAGGTTATTTATCTGGCATTGCAACCAGAGTTAGATATTTGTCAAGAGGGGAAAAAACCTAACAGATACAAATGTAGGATACCTGAAGAATATAAACTCTTGACCATGGCACAACCAGAAGGCTTAACACTCCTAATATAAATTTTAGAAACATTGGGGAATGATACAAAATGACTAGCTAGACATGCATTATTTCTCTTCTCAAAAGCGGCGCCGGCTATTAATCAGATTCCACCAATGAAAATTCCTATAGgtcagaaaataaaaataaaactattGCAACATCGAGGTCATTTATTTGCTCTTAGAGCATACATCAAATGCAATTCAAGAACTTCCAAATATACTGGATGTTTAAGAAGGCAATTAACTCATTAGGACAGTCAGAAGGTAAGGGCCGAGCCCTATGTTGTATTGAAAGCTATCTCAATTGTTCCACATATGTAAAATTGGTAGATTTTATACTGAGAAAGAGAAGCTCTTCGCATTATATATTCACGAGTAAGGTgggaaataaaaacaaacccACCAGGAATCGGCAGAACTACTGTTAACACCGAAAGGCATTACAAATTAACATTGTCACATATTCACccgaaaaaaatcaagaaaacgAAGAAACTTGCTAAGTTACACAAAATGAACAACAATGCTTcaaatgtgtattttctatactGCCGCACAAACCAAAAATGTTCATCTCTCGATATATATGCACTGCACAGTAAACTTCGATGTGCGTTAAATCCATTAACTCCCAATTCCAGCATCAAACATACGTGCTACACATTGATCCATTCATTGGTTACAGAGCCTTAAGTGCAAACAGTGGAGCTTTTGTGCTTACTACCCTTAGAAGAGACTGTTAATCTCTTCACAGCCTAAATATATCATGTCCGGGGCAATGCACAAATCCATTTTCCTTGTTCAACGAAAATTTGTTCATTAGCAAAACGTCCTTTTGGTTTAGAAATCCCAGCATCACATTCTTTTTTATCCAACATCCGCCTGAATGATGATAAACAAAAGTTCCTTTCTTATTCATCAATTGCGATCTTTCATATTTGTCAACTCATATATATCATTTTAGATAAATACATTGATC carries:
- the LOC140820975 gene encoding potassium transporter 7-like isoform X3, which codes for MNLSSASINKDVYGCLYFISKFQSQDFTMGRRVILAFQTLGVVFGDVGISPLYTFSVMFSKAPVNGNEDVLGASSLVLYILILFPLIKYILIVLWANDDGEGGTFALYSLICRHAKVSLLPNQLPSDARISSFRLKVPSAELERSLKIKERLEASLTLKRLLLMLVLAGTSMVIADGVVTPAMSVISAVDGLKIGVSWVNQDHVVMISVAFLIILFSVQRYGTSKIGIVVGPALFIWFCSLGGIGIYNLVKYDTSVLKAFNPIHIYYFFKRNSTKAWYSLGGCLLCATGSEAMFADLCYFSVRSVQLTFVFLVLPCLLLGYLGQAAYLMENHADTTQAFFSSVPSGAFWPVFFIANIAALIASRTMTTATFSCIKQSTALGCFPRLKIIHTSRKFMGQIYIPVMNWFLLALTLILVCNISSIYEIGNAYGIAELGVMMMTTILVTLVMLLIWQINIFVAMSFAILFLGLELTFFSSLLWSMGDGSWIILVFAIVIFFIMYIWNYGSKLKYETEVKQKMSMDLLRDLGPNLGTVRAPGIGLLYNELAKGVPAIFGHFLTALPAVHSMIIFVCIKYVPVSVVPQNERFLFRRVCLKSYHMFRCIARYGYKDVRKENHQTFEQLLIESLEKFIRREAQERSLESDGDDDSDSEEERSFSRILIAPNGSVYSLGAPLLAEFKDANKFISESSIPEESKQEPSTDEIAIDPEQSLEKELSFIRNAKESGFVYLLGHGNIRARKDSWFIKKLIINYFYAFLRKNSRRETANLSVPHSHLIQVGMTYMV
- the LOC140820975 gene encoding potassium transporter 7-like isoform X1; this encodes MAEEGSERDNGGLASMDSMESRWVYQVEEGLDSDHEGDYVNGREGSPQRFSDDEDNADQRLIRTGPRIDSFDVEALEIPGVHRNEFESQDFTMGRRVILAFQTLGVVFGDVGISPLYTFSVMFSKAPVNGNEDVLGASSLVLYILILFPLIKYILIVLWANDDGEGGTFALYSLICRHAKVSLLPNQLPSDARISSFRLKVPSAELERSLKIKERLEASLTLKRLLLMLVLAGTSMVIADGVVTPAMSVISAVDGLKIGVSWVNQDHVVMISVAFLIILFSVQRYGTSKIGIVVGPALFIWFCSLGGIGIYNLVKYDTSVLKAFNPIHIYYFFKRNSTKAWYSLGGCLLCATGSEAMFADLCYFSVRSVQLTFVFLVLPCLLLGYLGQAAYLMENHADTTQAFFSSVPSGAFWPVFFIANIAALIASRTMTTATFSCIKQSTALGCFPRLKIIHTSRKFMGQIYIPVMNWFLLALTLILVCNISSIYEIGNAYGIAELGVMMMTTILVTLVMLLIWQINIFVAMSFAILFLGLELTFFSSLLWSMGDGSWIILVFAIVIFFIMYIWNYGSKLKYETEVKQKMSMDLLRDLGPNLGTVRAPGIGLLYNELAKGVPAIFGHFLTALPAVHSMIIFVCIKYVPVSVVPQNERFLFRRVCLKSYHMFRCIARYGYKDVRKENHQTFEQLLIESLEKFIRREAQERSLESDGDDDSDSEEERSFSRILIAPNGSVYSLGAPLLAEFKDANKFISESSIPEESKQEPSTDEIAIDPEQSLEKELSFIRNAKESGFVYLLGHGNIRARKDSWFIKKLIINYFYAFLRKNSRRETANLSVPHSHLIQVGMTYMV
- the LOC140820975 gene encoding potassium transporter 7-like isoform X2, producing the protein MAEEGSERDNGGLASMDSMESRWVYQVEEGLDSDHEGDYVNGREGSPQRFSDDEDNADQRLIRTGPRIDSFDVEALEIPGVHRNEFEDFTMGRRVILAFQTLGVVFGDVGISPLYTFSVMFSKAPVNGNEDVLGASSLVLYILILFPLIKYILIVLWANDDGEGGTFALYSLICRHAKVSLLPNQLPSDARISSFRLKVPSAELERSLKIKERLEASLTLKRLLLMLVLAGTSMVIADGVVTPAMSVISAVDGLKIGVSWVNQDHVVMISVAFLIILFSVQRYGTSKIGIVVGPALFIWFCSLGGIGIYNLVKYDTSVLKAFNPIHIYYFFKRNSTKAWYSLGGCLLCATGSEAMFADLCYFSVRSVQLTFVFLVLPCLLLGYLGQAAYLMENHADTTQAFFSSVPSGAFWPVFFIANIAALIASRTMTTATFSCIKQSTALGCFPRLKIIHTSRKFMGQIYIPVMNWFLLALTLILVCNISSIYEIGNAYGIAELGVMMMTTILVTLVMLLIWQINIFVAMSFAILFLGLELTFFSSLLWSMGDGSWIILVFAIVIFFIMYIWNYGSKLKYETEVKQKMSMDLLRDLGPNLGTVRAPGIGLLYNELAKGVPAIFGHFLTALPAVHSMIIFVCIKYVPVSVVPQNERFLFRRVCLKSYHMFRCIARYGYKDVRKENHQTFEQLLIESLEKFIRREAQERSLESDGDDDSDSEEERSFSRILIAPNGSVYSLGAPLLAEFKDANKFISESSIPEESKQEPSTDEIAIDPEQSLEKELSFIRNAKESGFVYLLGHGNIRARKDSWFIKKLIINYFYAFLRKNSRRETANLSVPHSHLIQVGMTYMV
- the LOC140820974 gene encoding uncharacterized protein; translation: MATVASTEPPPPPRYSSSGGDACVKVEALKCIDVSRLSQLELQALSLCSASFFDLSSTDDVVCPQLDRSVFNESAGSRRQTYSRLLHRSHFRLPGPHPSLKPPRDPHPSSDPVNHSITHYLKHFVNGNHNPPPPAPPPAPPPQAEAMLSVTQDSKQSRFQGSQENLKIKLHAAEKKRKRAIKNMNLNRKGFLESGIGGELQKVNSKGELVNLDELEKNGDELFAQELRSRTAGLVTEEDVLGFLWSLEGQWCSTRKKRKYVDAGMFGDALPIDWKLLLGIRRRDFRPSIYCRRCISPTGQQFFSCQEAASFLKSYFGSSDADRPRDQKTFSIQQASVKSTAKNVHSAVKKGATWHDVPPHSTLDRASSGAHENNEFSKSIENLPEVQVQDIIECAKCKLTFDEKNVYLQHLFAFHQKTTKRCRIGTPVGEGVIIKDGKYECQFCHKVFEESRSYNGHVGVHVRSSGKNSSEMTSPPSIQKNEKSSSQEALLPRTSKMDALIEIAQSSIYETPKVETCEQTTKDLPPVAFNLEETPVACGSHELNLFSAPVAQEENKVDRSAYIDLNAHGSISLMDTDSMVIHDYTSNMDIKIDDKCVNDSEYIGLHDIDKYGNRNLEMNFGNECSNPSNDHLEDAHGLTVGEIGFPSAVASVPLTQSFQFFPSLDSMSNKVEHEFSLAGHKLGNATEFEELRFDDLEPFKYGFMNGEELRSLSGSSMNLGNMAGIVDGFNSSVTFGSEDVTFNALDVNQLTTVCVWCRAEFKLDSVESEAPSESIGYMCPTCKDKISGHLDGGLSMNPHGF